The following proteins are encoded in a genomic region of Thiomicrospira sp. R3:
- the gatB gene encoding Asp-tRNA(Asn)/Glu-tRNA(Gln) amidotransferase subunit GatB: protein MQWETVIGLEIHAQLATKSKIFSAASTAYGAQPNSQACLVDLAMPGVLPVLNKRALEMGIAFGLAINAEVPNKSVFARKNYFYPDSPKGYQISQFDLPVVGKGQIEIEINGEKKIIGVTRAHLEEDAGKSLHEDFHGMTGIDLNRSGTPLLEIVSEPDMRSAAEAIAYAKAIHELVQFIGICDGNLQEGSFRMDVNVSIRRPGEPYGTRTELKNINSFKFVEKAIAYEVDRHIDVIESGGTIVQETRLYDADKDETRSMRAKEEANDYRYFPDPDLLAVIISDEDIAAVRQSLPELPAVLRARFVADYGLSNYDANLLTSSKAMAQYFETMLQTAGDAQAKLCANWMSGELAKSLNRDELAIEASPISATDLAGLVVRIVDNTISGKIAKQVFESMWQGEGSADQVIEAKGLKQITDSGAIEQIVDEVLALNSQQVEAYKGGQEKMFGFFVGQVMKLSKGQANPAQVNELLKQKLGQ, encoded by the coding sequence ATGCAGTGGGAAACCGTTATTGGGTTAGAAATTCATGCCCAGCTTGCCACCAAGTCAAAGATTTTTTCAGCCGCCTCCACTGCCTATGGTGCGCAGCCAAACAGCCAGGCCTGCTTGGTGGATTTGGCGATGCCGGGGGTGTTGCCGGTATTAAATAAGCGTGCATTAGAAATGGGTATTGCGTTTGGTTTAGCGATTAATGCCGAAGTACCTAATAAATCGGTGTTTGCGCGTAAAAACTATTTTTATCCTGATTCGCCTAAGGGCTATCAGATTTCGCAGTTTGATTTGCCGGTGGTGGGTAAAGGACAAATTGAGATTGAGATCAATGGTGAGAAAAAAATCATTGGCGTCACCCGCGCGCATCTAGAAGAAGATGCGGGTAAATCTTTACATGAAGATTTTCATGGTATGACCGGGATTGATCTCAATCGTTCTGGCACACCTTTGCTCGAAATCGTGTCTGAGCCAGATATGCGTTCGGCGGCGGAGGCGATTGCCTATGCCAAAGCGATTCATGAGCTAGTGCAGTTTATCGGCATTTGTGATGGTAACCTGCAAGAAGGCTCGTTCCGCATGGATGTAAACGTGTCGATTCGGCGTCCCGGTGAGCCTTATGGCACGCGAACAGAATTGAAAAACATTAACTCGTTTAAGTTTGTGGAGAAAGCCATTGCCTATGAAGTAGATCGCCATATCGACGTGATTGAATCGGGTGGAACCATCGTACAAGAAACGCGTTTGTATGATGCCGATAAAGATGAAACCCGCAGTATGCGCGCTAAGGAAGAAGCCAATGACTATCGCTATTTTCCTGATCCGGATTTGTTGGCGGTGATTATTAGCGATGAAGATATAGCAGCGGTGCGTCAGAGTTTACCCGAGTTACCAGCGGTATTGCGCGCACGATTTGTCGCGGATTATGGCTTATCGAACTATGATGCTAATTTATTAACCTCTTCCAAAGCGATGGCGCAGTATTTTGAAACCATGTTGCAAACCGCAGGCGATGCGCAGGCCAAGTTGTGTGCCAACTGGATGTCGGGCGAACTGGCTAAGTCGCTGAATCGTGATGAATTAGCGATTGAAGCCTCGCCGATTTCAGCCACCGATTTAGCAGGCCTGGTTGTGCGAATTGTTGATAATACGATTTCTGGCAAAATCGCTAAGCAGGTGTTCGAGTCCATGTGGCAAGGCGAAGGCAGCGCGGATCAGGTGATTGAAGCTAAAGGCTTGAAACAGATTACCGACTCGGGTGCGATTGAGCAAATCGTTGATGAGGTGTTGGCCCTCAATAGCCAACAGGTCGAGGCCTATAAGGGCGGTCAAGAGAAAATGTTTGGCTTTTTTGTTGGTCAGGTAATGAAACTGTCTAAAGGTCAGGCAAATCCGGCGCAGGTGAATGAGCTGTTGAAACAGAAACTAGGTCAATAA
- the gatA gene encoding Asp-tRNA(Asn)/Glu-tRNA(Gln) amidotransferase subunit GatA: MYQYSIKQLSDALQTKQVSSVELTQYFLTRMKNLDLQVNSFITQTPELALQMAAQADEALAAGSAHPLTGIPMAHKDIFCTDGVRTSCGSKMLDNFVAPYDAHVVTQFKNCHMPILGKTNMDEFAMGSSSESSYYGPTKNPWDLNAVPGGSSGGSAAAVAAGLVPFTTGTDTGGSIRQPAAFCGISGIKPTYGAVSRFGMISYASSFDQGGPMAMSAQDCAWLLNAMVGFDQRDSTSMQLAPTDYTAQLDKSLKGLKVGVPAEYFGEGLDPQVAASVKQAIAEIEKLGAEVVEVSLPNQKLAVVAYYVLAPAEASSNLSRYDGVRFGYRCDAPNNLNDLYTRSRAEGFGGEVKRRIMVGAYALSAGYYDAYYLKAQKVRRLVRDDFSRAFESCDVILGPVAPTVAFNIGEKTDDPVSMYLADLYTIPVNLAGLPAMSIPAGFVNQRPVGLHLIGPYFSEAKLLNVAHQYQQVTNWHQQRPEWVGDK, translated from the coding sequence ATGTATCAATATTCAATAAAACAGCTGAGTGACGCGCTCCAGACCAAGCAAGTGAGTTCGGTTGAGCTGACGCAGTATTTCTTAACCCGGATGAAAAACCTAGATCTCCAGGTGAATAGCTTTATTACCCAAACGCCTGAATTGGCGTTACAGATGGCAGCGCAGGCGGATGAGGCATTGGCGGCAGGCAGTGCGCATCCGTTAACGGGTATCCCGATGGCGCATAAAGATATTTTTTGTACCGATGGGGTGCGTACCAGTTGTGGCTCTAAAATGCTGGATAATTTTGTCGCGCCTTATGATGCGCATGTAGTTACGCAATTTAAAAACTGCCATATGCCTATTTTAGGCAAAACCAATATGGATGAATTTGCGATGGGTTCATCGAGTGAGTCCAGCTATTATGGCCCGACCAAAAATCCATGGGACTTGAATGCAGTACCCGGTGGTTCGTCGGGCGGTTCAGCGGCGGCGGTGGCAGCAGGCCTGGTGCCGTTTACGACGGGTACGGATACCGGGGGGTCGATTCGTCAGCCAGCAGCATTTTGTGGTATTTCAGGGATTAAACCAACTTATGGTGCGGTATCGCGCTTTGGGATGATTTCGTATGCGTCCAGTTTTGATCAGGGCGGCCCAATGGCGATGTCAGCACAAGATTGTGCTTGGTTATTGAATGCCATGGTGGGCTTTGATCAGCGTGATTCGACCAGTATGCAGCTTGCCCCAACGGATTACACAGCGCAACTAGATAAGTCACTAAAGGGTTTGAAAGTCGGGGTGCCAGCCGAGTATTTTGGTGAAGGCTTAGACCCGCAGGTGGCCGCTAGTGTAAAGCAGGCGATTGCAGAAATCGAAAAACTCGGTGCCGAAGTGGTTGAGGTGAGTTTGCCCAATCAAAAGCTCGCGGTGGTCGCCTATTATGTGCTGGCGCCAGCGGAAGCCTCGTCAAATTTGTCGCGTTATGATGGCGTGCGTTTTGGTTATCGTTGTGATGCGCCAAACAATTTGAATGATTTGTACACCCGCTCCAGAGCAGAAGGTTTTGGTGGCGAAGTGAAGCGTCGGATTATGGTGGGCGCTTATGCGTTATCAGCGGGTTATTACGATGCCTATTATCTTAAGGCACAAAAAGTACGCCGTTTGGTGCGTGATGACTTTAGCCGTGCGTTTGAGTCTTGTGATGTGATTTTGGGCCCTGTTGCGCCAACGGTGGCGTTTAATATCGGCGAAAAAACCGATGATCCGGTGAGTATGTACCTCGCTGATTTATACACCATTCCTGTCAACCTCGCGGGTTTACCGGCGATGTCGATTCCGGCTGGATTTGTCAATCAGCGTCCGGTTGGCCTGCATTTAATTGGGCCTTATTTTAGTGAGGCCAAATTGTTAAATGTTGCGCACCAGTATCAGCAAGTCACGAATTGGCATCAACAGCGACCAGAATGGGTAGGAGATAAATAA
- the gatC gene encoding Asp-tRNA(Asn)/Glu-tRNA(Gln) amidotransferase subunit GatC, which yields MSLELAEVKKIAHLAAIAVEPEELEALGAKLSNILDLFAQLSQADTQGVEPMAHPLDQTQRLREDLVAEVDQRDKFQAIAPATENGLYLVPKVIE from the coding sequence ATGTCATTAGAATTGGCAGAGGTTAAAAAAATCGCGCATTTAGCGGCGATTGCAGTAGAGCCCGAAGAGTTGGAAGCACTGGGCGCTAAATTGTCCAATATTCTGGATTTATTTGCCCAATTATCCCAAGCGGATACCCAAGGGGTTGAGCCGATGGCGCATCCGCTGGATCAAACCCAGCGTTTGCGTGAAGATTTAGTCGCTGAGGTGGATCAGCGTGATAAATTTCAAGCGATTGCGCCCGCTACCGAAAACGGGCTGTATTTAGTGCCCAAGGTAATAGAGTGA
- a CDS encoding MotA/TolQ/ExbB proton channel family protein: MSISTLVGLVFGVVVILSAMMMGSSIALFVNVPGMMVVIGGTMAATMIRYSMEDTLSAFGDSFSAIKVTKEIRDLGELIDVTEDLIRITRKDGLLALENYEVDNRFYKDGVRMLIDGYEAGMVQDTLREKNDLFIDKTETSAGVFRAIGEAAPAFGMIGTLVGLIQMLANLSDPSSIGPAMAVALLTTLYGALIASLFALPIAGKIESWANGEAHRQKLIIDAIDCVSKGVNPAVMRDILKPYLDSARPKQKDEA, from the coding sequence ATGAGTATCTCTACACTGGTTGGTTTAGTTTTTGGGGTTGTTGTTATTTTATCAGCGATGATGATGGGTTCGTCGATTGCTTTGTTTGTCAATGTGCCGGGTATGATGGTTGTAATAGGCGGCACTATGGCCGCGACAATGATTCGTTATTCAATGGAAGATACCTTATCTGCGTTTGGAGACTCTTTTTCTGCCATAAAAGTGACCAAAGAAATTCGTGATCTGGGTGAGCTGATTGATGTAACAGAAGATCTAATTCGAATTACCCGCAAAGACGGGTTGTTGGCTTTGGAGAATTATGAGGTTGATAATCGTTTTTATAAAGATGGCGTCCGAATGTTGATAGATGGCTATGAAGCGGGCATGGTCCAAGATACGCTACGAGAAAAAAATGATTTGTTTATTGATAAAACAGAAACCAGTGCAGGTGTTTTTCGTGCAATTGGTGAAGCGGCTCCTGCATTTGGCATGATAGGTACGCTTGTAGGCCTAATACAAATGTTGGCCAATTTAAGTGACCCGTCTTCAATCGGCCCCGCTATGGCGGTAGCCTTGTTAACAACGCTTTATGGCGCGTTAATTGCCAGTTTGTTTGCTTTGCCTATCGCAGGTAAAATTGAATCCTGGGCCAATGGCGAAGCACATAGGCAAAAACTAATTATTGATGCCATTGACTGTGTATCTAAAGGGGTTAACCCAGCTGTGATGAGGGATATATTAAAGCCCTATTTAGATTCTGCCAGACCGAAGCAAAAGGATGAGGCTTAA
- the pcnB gene encoding polynucleotide adenylyltransferase PcnB, whose protein sequence is MPGILQKITRFFSSSASQSPTQEHHQKLRLSRDQHGISRKAIDKSALDVLYELKRAGYQAYLVGGGVRDLLLGLEPKDFDIVTDAKPDEVKAVFRHRCQLIGRRFRLAHIRFGYQVVEVATFRGEDEGKERQQDKTGRLIRDNVYGSLEEDVWRRDFTVNALYYDIRDFSLVDHVNGLGDIKAGQLRLIGDPVTRYHEDPVRMIRAVRFAAKLGFNIESQSEKPLFELGHLLLDVSNARMFDEVIKLFHSGVGLAVFEKLRHYDLFKCLFPQTDQLLASELANFPRQLVIEALKSTDRRIQEDKPVNPAFLFAAFLWESMIERRQIHMEAGLTAQDAFHAATNDVIEQQVKRTAIPKRFSSQVRDIWNLQFRLSKRFGARAAQLRAHPRFRAAYDFVGIRLAAGELELAELFNWWTEYQEKDAIEQIAFANEVQQVRERKPKKSKPASRNVYRRKNRDTDGAVG, encoded by the coding sequence ATGCCAGGTATTTTGCAGAAAATTACACGATTTTTTAGTTCGAGTGCGAGTCAATCACCTACACAAGAGCACCATCAGAAACTCAGGCTGTCTCGTGATCAGCATGGTATTTCACGTAAAGCGATTGATAAATCCGCGCTTGATGTTCTCTATGAGTTAAAACGTGCCGGCTATCAAGCCTATTTGGTGGGCGGTGGTGTGCGTGATCTTTTGCTAGGTTTAGAACCAAAAGATTTTGACATAGTAACAGATGCAAAGCCTGATGAAGTGAAAGCGGTATTTAGACATCGTTGTCAATTAATAGGGCGTCGTTTTCGTTTAGCCCATATTCGATTTGGTTATCAAGTTGTTGAGGTCGCTACGTTTCGAGGAGAAGATGAAGGCAAAGAGCGTCAGCAGGATAAAACTGGCCGCCTGATTCGTGATAATGTTTATGGCTCGCTCGAGGAGGATGTCTGGCGGCGTGATTTTACGGTTAATGCGCTTTATTATGATATCCGCGACTTTAGCCTGGTTGATCATGTGAATGGTCTGGGTGATATTAAGGCAGGTCAGTTAAGACTGATTGGTGATCCTGTAACGCGCTATCATGAAGATCCTGTAAGAATGATTCGTGCGGTACGTTTTGCGGCCAAACTTGGTTTTAATATTGAATCGCAATCTGAAAAACCCTTGTTTGAGTTGGGTCACTTGTTGCTGGATGTATCAAATGCGCGCATGTTTGATGAAGTGATCAAGTTATTTCATAGTGGTGTAGGTTTAGCTGTATTTGAAAAGTTGCGCCACTATGATCTATTTAAGTGTCTATTCCCGCAAACTGATCAATTGCTAGCGAGTGAGCTGGCGAATTTTCCAAGACAGCTGGTTATTGAGGCGCTAAAAAGTACAGACAGACGTATCCAGGAGGACAAGCCGGTTAACCCTGCTTTTTTGTTCGCGGCTTTTTTATGGGAGTCTATGATTGAACGTCGTCAAATTCACATGGAGGCAGGCTTAACCGCCCAAGATGCATTTCATGCAGCGACCAATGATGTCATTGAGCAACAAGTTAAGCGTACGGCTATTCCTAAACGATTTAGTTCGCAGGTGCGAGACATTTGGAATCTACAATTCCGTTTATCAAAACGCTTTGGTGCGCGTGCAGCGCAACTTAGGGCGCATCCACGTTTCAGAGCAGCCTATGATTTTGTGGGTATACGTCTGGCCGCGGGTGAACTTGAGTTGGCTGAGTTGTTTAATTGGTGGACAGAGTATCAAGAAAAAGATGCCATTGAACAAATTGCTTTCGCTAATGAGGTTCAGCAGGTGCGTGAACGCAAACCAAAAAAATCCAAACCTGCGAGCCGTAATGTGTATCGTAGAAAAAATAGAGATACTGATGGCGCAGTGGGTTAA
- the folK gene encoding 2-amino-4-hydroxy-6-hydroxymethyldihydropteridine diphosphokinase produces the protein MAQWVKVAVGLGSNLSNPEFQLALACQTLSAHSQIRYFDCSSFHHSKPLGPQDQPDFVNAVCVFETELTAESLLSLLQKIEQDQGRVKERHWGERLIDLDILLYGMHQVCLPNLTIPHSYITERDFVLFPLLEIWPEAEIPGKGAVLSCIENLANQYLLPKTSIKGVS, from the coding sequence ATGGCGCAGTGGGTTAAAGTAGCCGTTGGATTAGGAAGTAATTTGTCTAATCCCGAATTTCAACTTGCCCTGGCTTGTCAAACGCTTAGTGCACATTCGCAGATTCGATATTTTGACTGTTCATCTTTTCATCACTCAAAACCCTTGGGGCCGCAAGATCAGCCAGATTTTGTTAATGCGGTGTGTGTATTTGAGACAGAGTTAACGGCGGAATCGTTGTTGTCTTTGTTACAGAAAATTGAACAGGATCAAGGACGGGTTAAAGAGCGTCATTGGGGCGAGCGATTAATTGATTTGGATATTTTGTTATATGGTATGCACCAGGTTTGTTTACCCAACCTAACCATTCCTCATAGTTATATAACAGAGCGTGATTTTGTATTGTTTCCCTTGTTAGAAATTTGGCCCGAAGCCGAGATTCCAGGCAAGGGAGCCGTGCTGTCTTGTATTGAAAATTTAGCAAACCAATATTTGTTACCGAAAACTTCAATTAAAGGGGTGTCATGA
- a CDS encoding SufE family protein — MNTQQQELVKRLNYFENWKDKYRYIIDLGKQLPAFPEALKTEENRIHGCQSQVWINIQTQDGLMKMQATSDAAIVAGLIAILLKVYNNLSPHEILNTPLDFLAETGLLQHLSPNRSTGLYHMIKRIQSAAQAQI; from the coding sequence ATGAATACACAACAACAGGAATTGGTTAAACGTCTGAACTATTTTGAAAACTGGAAAGACAAATATCGATACATTATTGATTTAGGGAAGCAACTACCTGCGTTTCCAGAAGCGCTTAAAACAGAAGAAAATCGTATTCATGGCTGCCAATCTCAAGTTTGGATTAATATTCAAACGCAAGACGGTTTGATGAAAATGCAAGCCACCAGTGATGCTGCGATTGTTGCCGGACTGATTGCTATACTGCTTAAGGTCTATAACAACCTGAGTCCACACGAAATCTTAAACACCCCTCTTGATTTTTTAGCTGAAACGGGCCTACTACAACACCTCTCGCCTAATCGCTCAACGGGCCTCTATCACATGATAAAACGCATCCAATCAGCAGCTCAGGCTCAAATTTAA
- the panB gene encoding 3-methyl-2-oxobutanoate hydroxymethyltransferase, with the protein MKRTLTYLQQLKLTQKPIVCLTAYDAAFSFWSNQADIDVLLVGDSVGMVVQGHANTLPVTLEQMVYHCQAVQRTNNQAWCIADLPFMTDMTLEKTLASCARLLKEGGADMVKLEGGKRVLPAVKALSELGVPVCGHLGLLPQSVLKKGYKVQGRDKQAADQLVADAQALEQAGVDLLVLECVPSALAEKVSKILTIPVIGIGAGCQTDGQVLVVYDLLGLTPGKPPRFSKNFLIDADSIPQAMINYAQEVRARQFPAKEHEMAE; encoded by the coding sequence ATGAAGCGAACCTTAACCTATTTACAACAATTAAAGTTAACTCAGAAACCGATTGTGTGCTTGACGGCTTATGATGCGGCTTTTTCATTTTGGTCTAACCAAGCTGACATTGACGTGCTTTTAGTTGGTGATTCTGTGGGTATGGTTGTGCAAGGGCATGCCAATACGCTGCCTGTCACGCTTGAACAAATGGTTTATCATTGCCAAGCGGTTCAGCGTACTAATAACCAGGCCTGGTGCATAGCTGATTTACCTTTTATGACGGATATGACGTTAGAAAAAACCTTAGCTAGCTGTGCGCGTTTACTTAAAGAAGGGGGCGCAGACATGGTGAAGTTAGAGGGAGGGAAGCGGGTATTGCCTGCCGTTAAAGCATTGAGTGAGCTCGGTGTGCCAGTATGTGGTCATTTAGGTTTATTACCTCAATCGGTTCTTAAAAAAGGTTATAAGGTTCAAGGGCGAGATAAACAGGCTGCAGACCAATTAGTAGCTGATGCGCAAGCGCTTGAACAAGCTGGGGTGGATTTATTGGTTTTAGAGTGTGTTCCTTCTGCTTTAGCAGAGAAAGTGAGCAAAATCTTGACGATTCCAGTGATCGGGATTGGTGCAGGTTGCCAAACAGATGGTCAGGTGTTAGTAGTTTATGATTTGCTTGGTTTAACACCGGGTAAACCGCCACGCTTCAGCAAAAACTTTTTAATAGACGCAGACTCTATTCCTCAAGCAATGATAAATTATGCTCAAGAGGTTAGGGCGCGACAATTTCCTGCTAAAGAACATGAGATGGCGGAGTAG
- the panC gene encoding pantoate--beta-alanine ligase has translation MELANTVVSLRQQITRWKCSGMKIAFVPTMGNLHPGHLGLVDIAKQNADKVVASIFVNPLQFGEGEDFSTYPRSLEQDQTHLRDHGCDLVFCPTVEELYPKGALATRVMADPSLASLWEGALRPGHFDGVCTVVAKLFNLVQPDVAVFGQKDFQQWTIIKQMVAELSWPVSLIKAPIARAVDGLALSSRNRYLNSMQRQIAPKLFVALQDVSAACLSGNTQLQALCSAAQTQLVQQGFDQVDYLVIADPQTLQPLVKPQPKMVLMAVARLGTTRLLDNIELSLTL, from the coding sequence ATGGAATTAGCCAATACCGTTGTTTCTTTACGCCAACAGATAACGCGATGGAAATGCAGTGGCATGAAAATTGCGTTTGTACCTACCATGGGAAATTTACACCCAGGGCATTTGGGGCTGGTTGATATTGCCAAACAAAATGCGGATAAGGTGGTGGCAAGTATATTTGTTAACCCTTTACAGTTTGGCGAAGGCGAAGATTTTTCAACCTATCCACGCAGCTTAGAGCAAGATCAAACCCATCTTCGAGATCACGGTTGTGATTTAGTGTTTTGTCCGACTGTTGAAGAGCTTTATCCAAAAGGGGCGTTAGCGACGCGTGTTATGGCCGACCCTTCGTTGGCAAGTCTTTGGGAGGGAGCCTTGCGGCCTGGACACTTTGATGGTGTATGTACTGTGGTGGCTAAGTTATTTAATCTCGTGCAGCCGGATGTGGCTGTTTTCGGACAAAAAGATTTTCAACAGTGGACAATCATCAAGCAGATGGTCGCTGAATTGAGCTGGCCAGTTAGTTTGATTAAAGCGCCTATTGCGAGAGCTGTCGATGGTTTGGCATTGAGTTCACGCAATCGATATTTGAATTCAATGCAACGTCAAATTGCACCAAAATTATTTGTAGCTTTGCAGGATGTGTCCGCTGCCTGTTTATCTGGAAATACCCAGTTACAAGCGTTATGTTCTGCAGCGCAAACCCAGCTTGTTCAGCAAGGTTTTGATCAGGTAGATTATTTAGTAATTGCCGATCCGCAAACATTACAACCCTTGGTTAAACCTCAGCCCAAAATGGTATTGATGGCTGTAGCTCGTTTGGGGACGACACGCTTGTTGGATAATATTGAACTCAGTCTAACCCTTTAA
- the htpX gene encoding protease HtpX, with protein sequence MKRIGLFLLTNIAVIAVASIVLSLFGVGSTLQANGVDLDLGNLLVFAAVFGFAGSFVSLALSKFMAKKMTGAQVIENPRNADEQWLVDTVRRQAEKAGIGMPEVAIYDAPDPNAFATGMSKNNALVAVSTGLLRHMTRNEVEAVLGHEVAHVANGDMITMALVQGVVNTFVIFFARIAGHFVDRIILKNESGHGIGYYVASFIFEIIFGILASIITMWFSRRREFHADNGGAYLAGKENMIAALRRLQTMQPGELPDQMAAFGISNRPSKLGMLFMSHPPLEDRIAALEATRQEELTIA encoded by the coding sequence ATGAAACGTATTGGTCTGTTTTTATTGACAAACATCGCAGTTATTGCGGTAGCGTCAATTGTGTTAAGTTTGTTTGGTGTGGGTTCCACACTGCAAGCTAACGGTGTTGATCTTGATTTAGGCAACCTGCTGGTATTTGCAGCGGTATTTGGTTTTGCGGGTTCTTTTGTGTCTTTAGCTTTGTCAAAATTCATGGCGAAAAAAATGACCGGCGCACAAGTGATTGAAAATCCACGTAATGCGGATGAGCAGTGGCTGGTTGACACTGTTCGTCGTCAAGCCGAAAAAGCTGGCATAGGTATGCCAGAAGTCGCGATTTATGATGCGCCAGATCCTAATGCCTTTGCAACCGGTATGAGCAAAAATAATGCGCTTGTAGCCGTTTCAACGGGTTTGTTACGCCATATGACACGTAACGAAGTTGAAGCTGTTTTAGGCCACGAAGTCGCTCACGTTGCCAATGGCGATATGATTACTATGGCATTGGTGCAGGGTGTGGTTAACACCTTCGTTATCTTCTTTGCCCGTATTGCTGGTCACTTTGTTGATCGTATTATTCTTAAAAACGAATCAGGACATGGTATTGGTTACTATGTCGCCTCGTTTATTTTTGAAATCATCTTTGGTATCCTTGCAAGCATTATCACCATGTGGTTCTCGCGTCGTCGCGAATTCCATGCGGACAATGGCGGAGCCTACTTAGCCGGTAAAGAAAACATGATTGCTGCTTTGCGTCGTCTTCAAACAATGCAGCCTGGTGAACTGCCTGATCAAATGGCCGCGTTTGGTATCTCAAACCGTCCAAGCAAGCTAGGTATGTTGTTTATGTCGCATCCGCCACTTGAAGACCGTATTGCCGCATTAGAAGCAACACGTCAGGAAGAGTTAACCATTGCTTAA
- a CDS encoding flagellar motor protein MotB, whose translation MARRVKKCRQKMPWLMTFADMVTLLLAFFILMFTVAEIDQTKYEQALRSLTEALTKSPELSVIQESYLEPLNPTEIEIIHEAAPPESLIKLYESIQTDFSRELEQQQVVAFFDPEKEQIKIIFPETISFNSGQSDLHPRFIAMLRRFSGIITEDVNVKVVGHSDPVPIRGGRYRSNWELSSARAAAVILQFLADGVIEPHQAMAVGLADTHPFMEGDTAQAYAANRRIEIIIEPKKKSLRAQIVEQIDTRD comes from the coding sequence ATGGCTCGGCGAGTTAAAAAGTGTCGCCAAAAAATGCCATGGTTAATGACATTTGCAGATATGGTTACACTTTTACTCGCATTTTTTATTCTAATGTTCACCGTTGCAGAAATCGATCAAACAAAATATGAGCAGGCATTGCGTTCGTTAACTGAAGCGTTAACCAAGTCCCCTGAGTTATCAGTCATTCAGGAAAGTTATCTTGAACCACTTAATCCAACTGAAATTGAAATCATTCATGAAGCTGCGCCTCCGGAAAGTTTAATCAAACTCTATGAGTCTATTCAAACAGACTTTTCAAGGGAGCTTGAACAGCAGCAGGTGGTGGCTTTCTTCGATCCAGAAAAAGAGCAGATTAAGATTATTTTTCCGGAAACCATATCGTTTAATTCAGGGCAATCAGATTTACATCCTCGCTTTATAGCGATGCTCCGCCGTTTTAGCGGTATTATTACTGAAGATGTTAATGTTAAGGTAGTGGGGCACAGTGATCCTGTTCCCATTCGGGGTGGGCGTTACCGCTCAAACTGGGAGTTATCAAGTGCCCGTGCGGCAGCGGTGATCCTTCAGTTTTTGGCTGATGGCGTTATTGAACCGCATCAAGCGATGGCGGTTGGGCTAGCGGATACGCATCCATTTATGGAGGGCGATACAGCGCAAGCGTATGCGGCAAATCGGCGGATTGAGATTATAATTGAACCCAAGAAAAAATCGTTACGAGCACAAATAGTAGAGCAAATTGATACCAGAGATTAA